One window of the Magnolia sinica isolate HGM2019 chromosome 19, MsV1, whole genome shotgun sequence genome contains the following:
- the LOC131234325 gene encoding isoprenylcysteine alpha-carbonyl methylesterase ICME isoform X3, with amino-acid sequence MYLLKADPKLLGEGYDDGYRWITKFLALGCYAMLLMPGFLQVGYYYFFSSQVRRSVVYGDQPRNRLDLYLPTNINEPKPVVAFVTGGAWIIGYKAWGALLGKQLAERDIIVACIDYRNFPQGTISDMVKDASQGISFVCNNIAEYGGDPNRVYLMGQSAGAHIAACALLDQAIKECGEGDETNWSVSQIKAYFGISGGYNIPSLVEHFHRRGLYRSIFLSIMEGEQSLDRYSPESMVRKASIRHAASLLPRIILFHGTADSSIPSDASKDFTDALRGAGVQVDLILYEGKTHTDLFLQDPLRGGKDELLEDIIAVIHAGDEVALANDARAPPRRRLVPEFMLKMAHDVSPF; translated from the exons ATGTACCTTTTAAAAGCAGACCCCAAATTGCTGGGAGAAGGCTACGATGACG GCTACAGGTGGATTACAAAGTttcttgcccttggttgttacGCAATGTTACTAATGCCAGGTTTTCTACAAG TTGGATACTACTATTTCTTCTCAAGTCAGGTCCGCAGGAGTGTAGTTTATGGAGACCAGCCAAGAAACAG ACTTGATCTATATTTACCGACAAATATTAATGAGCCAAAACCAGTTGTGGCATTTGTAACTGGAGGAGCCTGGATCATCGG GTACAAAGCATGGGGTGCTCTTTTGGGGAAACAGTTAGCAGAAAGAGATATCATTGTCGCATGCATTGATTACAG AAATTTTCCTCAGGGAACCATCAGTGATATGGTGAAGGATGCATCTCAAGGAATCTCGTTTGTATGCAATAATATTGCTGAATATGGAGGTGACCCTAACAG GGTCTATTTGATGGGACAATCTGCGGGTGCACATATTGCTGCTTGTGCTCTGTTAGATCAGGCAATTAAAGAAtgtggagaaggagatgaaactAATTGGAGTGTTTCTCAGATAAAAGCTTATTTCGGTATATCTGGCGG GTACAACATACCGAGTTTAGTTGAACATTTCCATAGACGAGGTCTATATCGTTCCATCTTTCTCAG CATAATGGAAGGGGAGCAATCCTTGGATCGTTATTCTCCTGAAAGTATGGTGCGGAAAGCAAGTATCAGACATGCGGCTTCGCTCCTGCCTCGTATTATCCTTTTCCATGGAACTGCAGATTCTTCAATACCATCAGACGCCAG TAAGGATTTCACTGATGCTCTTCGGGgagctggagttcaagtcgattTAATTTTGTATGAAGGCAAAACTCATACAGATTTGTTTCTTCAG GATCCTCTGAGAGGTGGTAAAGATGAGCTGCTCGAAGATATAATTGCAGTCATCCATGCTGGCGATGAAGTGGCCCTTGCCAACGATGCAAGGGCGCCTCCAAGGCGGCGCCTCGTTCCCGAATTCATGCTGAAGATGGCTCATGATGTGAGCCCATTTTAA